In Bacillus cytotoxicus NVH 391-98, the following are encoded in one genomic region:
- a CDS encoding GNAT family N-acetyltransferase: MRVRNIQSEDYTAIHSVLNEWWGGRNMADMLPKLFFIHFQETSFVMEEDGEIVGFLCGFLSQTHPDEAYVHFIGVDPKYRRKGIASTLYSYFFDVARANNRHTVKAVTSLVNKKSIQFHQEFGFEIEAGDSEVDGVSVHTNYDGNGESRVLFVKKV, translated from the coding sequence ATGAGGGTTAGGAATATACAAAGTGAAGATTATACAGCCATCCATTCTGTCCTTAACGAATGGTGGGGTGGACGGAATATGGCGGATATGTTACCAAAACTATTCTTCATTCATTTTCAAGAAACGAGTTTTGTTATGGAAGAGGATGGAGAGATAGTAGGTTTTTTATGTGGATTCTTATCGCAAACACATCCCGATGAAGCGTACGTTCATTTTATTGGAGTGGACCCAAAGTATCGAAGAAAAGGGATAGCCTCTACACTCTATTCTTATTTTTTTGATGTGGCTCGTGCAAATAATCGTCATACCGTTAAAGCAGTAACCTCTCTAGTAAATAAAAAATCAATTCAATTTCATCAAGAATTTGGATTTGAAATTGAAGCAGGTGATAGCGAGGTTGATGGTGTATCTGTACATACAAATTATGATGGGAATGGAGAGAGTAGAGTTTTATTTGTAAAGAAAGTATAA